A single region of the Salarchaeum japonicum genome encodes:
- a CDS encoding Lrp/AsnC family transcriptional regulator: MEYDFDELDRRVIHALERDARNTSAPDIAEEMDVSPGTVRNRIAKLEDAGVIRGYHADVDYERVEGRLTNVITATASASERAHLAQQALDVPGVVQVREVMSGRGNLAVKVVGTDTDDLSRLARKLTNVGLDIEDEALLQDEHYRPYGPFGPGAADDASREPFGRGADDEVIAVTVEADAPLDGKTLQEANEAGLVGEDVLVVAVERGGATITPKGDTTLRADDLVKVYSSTSVPTDTLDAFRA, translated from the coding sequence ATGGAGTACGATTTCGACGAACTCGACCGGCGAGTCATCCACGCGCTCGAACGTGACGCCCGGAACACGAGCGCGCCGGACATCGCGGAGGAGATGGACGTGTCCCCCGGGACGGTGCGCAACCGCATCGCGAAACTGGAGGACGCGGGCGTCATCCGCGGCTACCACGCGGACGTGGACTACGAGCGCGTGGAGGGCCGGCTCACGAACGTCATCACGGCGACGGCGTCGGCGTCGGAGCGCGCGCACCTCGCCCAGCAGGCGCTCGACGTGCCGGGCGTCGTGCAGGTGCGGGAGGTGATGAGCGGCCGCGGGAACCTCGCGGTGAAGGTGGTGGGGACGGACACGGACGACCTCTCGCGGCTCGCGCGGAAGCTGACGAACGTCGGCCTCGACATCGAGGACGAGGCGCTCCTGCAGGACGAACACTACCGGCCGTACGGACCGTTCGGGCCGGGCGCGGCCGACGACGCGTCCCGGGAGCCGTTCGGACGGGGGGCCGACGACGAGGTCATCGCGGTGACGGTGGAGGCGGACGCGCCCCTGGACGGGAAGACGCTCCAGGAGGCGAACGAGGCGGGGCTGGTCGGGGAGGACGTGCTCGTCGTCGCGGTCGAGCGGGGCGGCGCGACCATCACGCCGAAGGGTGACACGACGCTCCGCGCGGACGACCTCGTGAAGGTGTACTCATCGACGAGCGTGCCGACGGACACGCTCGACGCGTTCAGAGCGTGA
- a CDS encoding amino acid permease, with product MSDSAEASDGSHDVEAELSRDMGLWGITFIGIGAMIGAGVFALTGFAAGLAGPALLLAFLLNGVIASFTAMSYAELGAAFPRSGGAYNWVTEAIPRPWGFFTGWTNWFAQAVACALYAVTFGSFFVEFLVILGPLHHDFSLFGVITHSVLAKALAALVVAFFAYINYRGAEETGKIGIVVTTVKVVILGLFVVFGALATVKDPNWTTKFLGDRGFFANGVTGVLAAMGFTYVAFEGYDIIVQSGEEVKNPGTNIPKAIFYSIVVVIPIYVLVAFAAIGGIDITADILEIAGVSGTPADWTTWQLLGEMGELGIIQAAGQFVPYGLPLLLVAGLTATMSALNATLYASSRIAFSMSRDKLLPDPLSRIHDTTRAPYYSIFVSGGIIGLMAITLPIESVAASSSVMFLLLFSMVNVAVIAMRKNRPDLERPFEVPFMPVLPILGIFFQLLLAPFLLTSLGLQPGLGPESEGFVALVTMLIWFALGVGVYYSYSQERELERMEEQTPAVVTERAPEDREYQIVVPVSNPENVEQFMRTAIDLAQENDGEILVMSVVTVPQQTPIAEGRAFADEKREVIDEAMSFAEDENVPVSGTVRIGHDVSTAILNTLEQQSSDAVLLGWRGRGRRRDAVLGSNVDAVVTGAPCDVFVEKIGTDADGSVDSILVPAAGGPHGELAAEAARAVAHSEDAPVTVFRVRSGGEDAGENVLDNVTAALGDVEVSVKEVEADDVADAIVAETANHDLTLIGATREGMLQQLVFGAIPEEVGRRAESTVLMAKRNLGITSRLRRWLRWE from the coding sequence ATGTCTGACTCCGCGGAGGCCTCCGACGGATCGCACGACGTCGAGGCCGAACTCTCCCGAGACATGGGTCTCTGGGGGATCACGTTCATCGGTATCGGCGCGATGATCGGCGCGGGCGTGTTCGCGCTCACCGGCTTCGCGGCCGGCCTCGCCGGCCCCGCGCTCCTGCTCGCGTTCCTCCTGAACGGCGTCATCGCCTCCTTCACCGCGATGAGCTACGCCGAACTCGGCGCGGCGTTCCCGCGCTCCGGCGGCGCGTACAACTGGGTCACCGAAGCCATCCCCCGCCCCTGGGGCTTCTTCACCGGCTGGACGAACTGGTTCGCGCAGGCCGTCGCATGCGCACTCTACGCCGTCACGTTCGGCTCCTTCTTCGTCGAATTCCTCGTCATCCTCGGCCCGCTCCACCACGACTTCTCGCTGTTCGGCGTCATCACGCACTCCGTCCTGGCGAAGGCGCTCGCCGCGCTCGTCGTCGCGTTCTTCGCGTACATCAACTACCGGGGCGCGGAGGAAACCGGGAAAATCGGTATCGTCGTCACCACCGTGAAGGTCGTCATCCTCGGTCTCTTCGTCGTGTTCGGCGCGCTCGCCACCGTCAAAGACCCGAACTGGACGACGAAGTTCCTCGGCGACCGCGGGTTCTTCGCGAACGGCGTCACGGGCGTGCTCGCCGCGATGGGCTTCACGTACGTCGCGTTCGAGGGCTACGACATCATCGTGCAGTCCGGCGAGGAGGTCAAAAACCCCGGGACGAACATCCCGAAAGCCATCTTCTACTCCATCGTCGTCGTCATCCCCATCTACGTCCTCGTCGCGTTCGCCGCCATCGGCGGCATCGACATCACCGCCGACATCCTCGAAATCGCCGGCGTCTCCGGCACGCCCGCGGACTGGACGACCTGGCAGTTGCTCGGTGAGATGGGCGAACTCGGCATCATTCAGGCCGCCGGCCAGTTCGTCCCCTACGGCCTCCCCCTGCTCCTCGTCGCCGGGCTGACCGCGACGATGAGCGCGCTGAACGCGACGCTCTACGCGTCCTCCCGCATCGCGTTCTCGATGAGTCGGGATAAACTCCTCCCCGACCCCCTCTCCCGCATCCACGACACCACCCGCGCGCCCTACTACTCCATCTTCGTCTCCGGCGGCATCATCGGCCTCATGGCCATCACGCTCCCCATCGAGTCCGTCGCCGCGTCCTCGTCCGTGATGTTCCTCCTGCTGTTCTCCATGGTGAACGTCGCGGTCATCGCGATGCGGAAGAACCGCCCCGACCTCGAACGCCCCTTCGAGGTTCCGTTCATGCCCGTCCTCCCGATTCTCGGCATCTTCTTCCAGCTCCTGCTCGCGCCGTTCCTCCTCACCTCGCTCGGCCTCCAGCCCGGCCTCGGCCCCGAGTCCGAGGGGTTCGTCGCGCTCGTCACGATGCTCATCTGGTTCGCGCTCGGCGTCGGCGTCTACTACAGCTACTCCCAGGAGCGCGAACTCGAACGCATGGAAGAACAGACCCCGGCGGTCGTCACGGAACGCGCGCCGGAAGACCGCGAGTACCAGATCGTCGTCCCGGTGTCGAACCCGGAGAACGTCGAGCAGTTCATGCGGACCGCCATCGACCTCGCGCAGGAGAACGACGGCGAAATCCTCGTGATGAGCGTCGTCACCGTCCCCCAGCAGACGCCCATCGCGGAGGGCCGGGCGTTCGCGGACGAGAAACGCGAGGTCATCGACGAGGCGATGTCGTTCGCGGAGGACGAGAACGTCCCCGTCTCCGGCACCGTCCGCATCGGCCACGACGTCTCGACGGCCATCCTGAACACGCTCGAACAGCAGTCCTCGGACGCCGTCCTGCTCGGCTGGCGGGGCCGCGGCCGCCGTCGCGACGCCGTCCTCGGGAGTAACGTAGACGCCGTCGTCACCGGCGCGCCCTGCGACGTGTTCGTGGAGAAAATCGGGACGGACGCGGACGGGAGCGTGGACTCCATCCTCGTCCCCGCGGCCGGCGGCCCGCACGGCGAACTCGCGGCGGAGGCCGCGCGCGCCGTCGCGCACTCCGAGGACGCGCCCGTCACCGTGTTCCGCGTTCGCTCCGGCGGCGAGGACGCCGGCGAGAACGTGCTGGACAACGTCACGGCCGCGCTCGGCGACGTCGAAGTGTCCGTGAAGGAAGTCGAGGCCGACGACGTGGCGGACGCCATCGTCGCGGAGACGGCGAACCACGACCTCACGCTCATCGGCGCGACCCGCGAGGGCATGCTCCAGCAACTCGTGTTCGGCGCGATTCCCGAGGAGGTCGGGCGGCGCGCCGAGTCCACGGTCTTGATGGCGAAACGCAACCTCGGCATCACGTCCCGCCTCCGCCGCTGGCTGCGCTGGGAATAG
- a CDS encoding adenylate kinase: MTDADPRILILGAPGAGKGTQSRRLAENYGIEHVTTGDALRANKHMETEYGTPAEFMDAGELVPDPVVNEIVKAAIEDAEGFVLDGYPRNESQTEYLDEITDLDVVLYLDVADDELVRRLTGRRVCEECGATYHVDFNPPEESGTCDECGGDLYQRDDDTEETARERITVYEENTQPVIDYFRDAGLLVEIDGEQTPDEVWADVEDAVDVHLDA, encoded by the coding sequence ATGACTGACGCCGACCCACGCATCCTCATCCTCGGCGCGCCCGGCGCCGGGAAGGGGACGCAGAGTCGCCGACTCGCGGAAAACTACGGTATCGAGCACGTCACCACGGGCGACGCGCTCCGCGCGAACAAACACATGGAGACCGAGTACGGCACGCCCGCGGAGTTCATGGACGCCGGCGAACTCGTCCCCGACCCCGTCGTGAACGAAATCGTGAAGGCGGCCATCGAGGACGCCGAGGGCTTCGTGCTCGACGGCTACCCCCGGAACGAGTCCCAGACGGAGTACCTCGACGAAATCACCGACCTCGACGTGGTGCTCTACCTCGACGTGGCCGACGACGAACTCGTCCGCCGACTCACCGGCCGCCGCGTCTGCGAGGAGTGCGGCGCGACCTACCACGTGGACTTCAACCCGCCCGAGGAATCCGGAACCTGCGACGAGTGCGGCGGCGACCTCTACCAGCGCGACGACGACACCGAGGAGACCGCGCGCGAACGCATCACCGTCTACGAGGAGAACACCCAGCCCGTCATCGACTACTTCCGCGACGCCGGCCTGCTCGTCGAAATCGACGGCGAGCAGACGCCGGACGAGGTCTGGGCGGACGTGGAGGACGCGGTGGACGTGCACCTCGACGCGTAG
- a CDS encoding DUF106 domain-containing protein: MARTEQTVRSLVREDPELADALERLLAQQEDGDEDALKWRNVKEDVTTGQWGRLIEKGVLEDADDGFRLADTDEIREALSEDVEVEDDDDDSSWSQWDKMAAVGALAMMAGYSINSVRNTVGGALDMLLGPLDAMLPFYLVILVLATLTGLYSTILQDNLMDMSGMGEHQERMQEIQDAQKEARANDNDERLEQLREEQMELMGDQLGMFKQQFRPMVWIMLITIPVFLWMYWMLLAGHVDSGEGSIVLPMFGQLELLDGVAGFFPAWIIWYFFCTMSIGQILRKALNVQTGPDTA; the protein is encoded by the coding sequence ATGGCTCGAACCGAACAGACAGTCCGGTCGCTCGTCCGCGAAGACCCCGAGCTGGCGGACGCCCTCGAACGCCTCCTCGCCCAGCAGGAAGACGGCGACGAGGACGCCCTGAAGTGGCGGAACGTGAAAGAGGACGTGACGACCGGTCAGTGGGGTCGCCTCATCGAGAAAGGCGTGCTGGAGGACGCCGACGACGGCTTCCGGCTCGCGGACACGGACGAAATCCGGGAGGCGCTCTCCGAGGACGTCGAGGTGGAGGACGACGACGACGATTCGAGTTGGTCGCAGTGGGATAAGATGGCGGCCGTCGGCGCGCTCGCGATGATGGCCGGGTACTCCATCAACAGCGTCCGGAACACCGTCGGCGGCGCGCTCGACATGCTCCTCGGGCCGCTCGACGCGATGCTCCCCTTCTACCTCGTCATCCTCGTGCTCGCGACCCTCACCGGTCTCTACTCCACCATCCTCCAGGACAACCTCATGGACATGTCCGGGATGGGCGAACACCAGGAGCGCATGCAGGAGATTCAGGACGCCCAGAAGGAAGCGCGCGCGAACGACAACGACGAGCGCCTCGAACAGCTCCGCGAGGAACAGATGGAGCTGATGGGCGACCAGCTCGGCATGTTCAAACAGCAGTTCCGGCCGATGGTGTGGATCATGCTCATCACCATCCCCGTCTTCCTCTGGATGTACTGGATGCTGCTCGCGGGCCACGTCGATTCCGGCGAGGGCAGTATCGTCCTCCCGATGTTCGGCCAGCTCGAACTCCTGGACGGCGTCGCCGGGTTCTTCCCCGCGTGGATCATCTGGTACTTCTTCTGCACGATGAGCATCGGCCAGATCCTCCGGAAAGCCCTCAACGTCCAGACCGGTCCGGACACGGCCTGA